TAGATAAATCATAGTTTgaatattcttttattattaactGCATTGGTGAGATTTTCACAAAAGGCTTTCCTAATTCTTGGTAATCCATATTTTTAGCTGGTGTGTCAAAGCACTCAGTGCTCCATCCATGAATATGTCAGTATAACCATTGCACACAACATACTTTATTAGTATAACATACTACTTACTACAGACCAACTTTTTATGACTAAGTTCTCAAGTGTATTTTTTCCAGTCTCCTCAGTGTATTCTCATCATCACTAAGTGTCATAATTcattattagtggtgtttgctaagacaAGCATGACTTTAACTATTGCGCATACTAGTAGGATAATGCTAAAAAGCGGAagtgttttgaagtgtttttaaagcCGTTAAAAACACTTGCTAGTTCAGGTTGTTTGGACTAAATTCTATTATCTGTGTTAACAGGGTGTGGTAGAGGCTAAACAGGTTAATGCTTAAAAACCATCAGCGGAGATATAGTAGGGTTAAGGAAGTGGTCAAGAATTTAAAGAGCCAGAGACATTgacagagaagaaagagagacacagacagcTTAAAAAACAACTGACACTTATGATTGGAAATATCTTTTGGGATAAACCCAAAAGTATGTTATCAAGCTTCAATTCaagcttcaatttttttttcacaaattgcaCAAGTACTTATGTCATGAACAGGAGATCTAGATCAGATTTCAATGATTTCAGAGAATACGGTTTAAATTTCACTTTGTTCTCAAATCTAAGACTTTGTGTCTTATGGAAGAATTTTAcaaaacttatgttttttttaataatttaatttaacttataatttttatttatttatttattgccattttggagcttgaaagtttggtttatattgaaaatagtgGACATTAATCAAATATTcacctttgtgttcagcagaggaAAGAaaaccatacaggtttggaccaacatgagtaaatgatgacagagttttcattttgggtgaacaataCTGTTAAACACTGAATGGAAACCCAACAGAAGCGCCTTCTGTCAGTGTTCAAGTTTATCTCCATTTTTATGAAGAGGAATAAAGGCACCTCTGTTCCTTCACTCTCCGCTAGCCAGCTCAATGTGTGGAGCTGATTATGTAGTCTCATAAACCCACATACACACGTTTTCTAAAGAAAACACTGTTTCATActtgcacacacatatatgccGAGACTCATTTATGAAATGCACATGTTGGCCTGTGACCAGAGCTTGGCTGTCAGAAGCCAGTGTGTTTCAGACAGACTTTCCATGAGCATCTACATACTCACACGCACATAGGCAAACATACAGAGAGcaccacaacacccacacacactctttcatgGAAAAACATCTGTGCATCTGATGTATCTGTGAGTGTGGGAGAACTCTGTCCATAATGTTATCAttcatatataacattatatttccCTTTTTGTCTCTCTAGTCATTCCAAGGCAGCCAGGGACGAGCCTACCTCTTCAATTCAGTGTAAGTATATATCTCATTCACATTAGTAATTTAGAGCAATTTCCATATTGTGAATTAAAAtgatacactattgttcaaaagttttggatctGTCTTTTTAggaaaattgttcttttttacagcaaggattcattaaattaaaaagtgatcAGCTGTGGcaataaagatattaataatattacaaaagctttctatttcaaataaatgctgttcttttgaactttatattcatcaaagaatcctgaaaattccacagaaatattaagctgcacaaatgttgataataagaaatgtttcttgagcagcaaatcagcatgctgtactagaatgatttctgaaggattatgtgacactgaagactggagtaatgatgctgaaaattcagctttgctatcacaggaatatattaaatttgaaaaaatattactatagaaaacagtttttttaaactacaaatgaatcaaataaatgcaggcttggtgatcagaagagacttcaaaacattaaaaaaatcttaccgcccccaaacttttgaacagtattgtgtaTGAGGGATAATGTACCTGGTTGTTTAtgcaaaataaacccagacagATTCCAAGGCAGATGGGTGTTATATcaccctgaaggggtttattctgtcATAATGATCGTGTGACTGCACATTATCCCTTATATATCTCTATCTAAGGCTCATAAAGGAATGAGAATGGCTgttttgcattcatattttagCATTGCGCTACTAgtgtgtttaaagggttagtccacccaaaaatgaaaataggtTAAATGTGTTCATGTTAGCGAACTGTGACATTCCTTAGGATATGCACAGTAGTGCATGAGTGTTAAACATTGCAATTGCAAAGATATAAAAACGTAAACACAAGAAGGATTCCTTCATTAAGAGTTTCTCttgaaatattatacaatattgaCTATACAGACTTTATGAAAGAATGTGTTAATGCAAAATGAGTTAAATTAGATCACTTCACATTACCACTGGAAAAGCCTGCTGATGCACGTCacattatttacaaatatcatatGCTAGTGTTTGAAATTACTACTtgtattcagcaatgatgcattaaattgatcaaaagtgacatatactgtataatcgttctaatgttacaattttaattttaaataaatgctgttctttagaactttccattcatcaaagaatctagaataaatatcattatttgcacaaaaatattaagcagcacaactgttttcaccattgaCAATAATCTTGAGcacaaatcagaatgatttctgaaggataatgtgacactgaagactctaGGAATacatgctaaaaattcagcttcgcatcacaggaataaattgtattttaaaatatatcgcaatacaaaaaaactgttattttaattgttaataatatcactatattaataatatcactatatttaataatatcacTACAtttatcagataaatgcagcctttgtaattaaaaaatcttaccaaccccaaatttggAACGATATTGTGTGTAAGTTGTgagattatgatttttattaaagtatgtatttcaatcattttgaccATTATATCAAAGACAGCTCATTATGCAATGCATCTGGTCCCCATCAgctaatttaaataacattttgctttgcTACTAATTTGTAGGATTACTAACATTTGAGCCTCATTAAAGATGAGCAGAACAAATTTGTGTAAATCATTTGTAAGTAATGCTGCAGTTTGTGTATATGATGTTACCAACAGCATCTAAAATAGCCTATGCGTAGTCTGTTTTTATGTCAGTTGATTTCTGTTGAAaattcaatgtaattttaaagctATTCTAGTCGTAGCTACGATGCTACATGGTTTCCAGTGATAGCAATCACATCTGCTGTAGTTCTGCTTCTGACCTCCTTATTAGTCAACCAGTAAATGTTACCCACAATGACTTTCAGGAAACCCATCGGTCACATGAATAATCATTTTGACCATTGATTAACCTCTTTTCCCTCAGTGTGAATGTGGGTTGTGGTCCAGCAGAGGAGAGGGTTCTCCTAACAGGTTTACACGCTGTGGCAGACATCTACTGTGAAAATTGTAAAACCACTCTGGGCTGGAAATACGTAAGTTAACTCTCCTTCCATTCCATGCAAATTATAGACTattatttgaaatgcttttccttGCATCCCAAGACAAGCTGCGTTTTGTTTCGAGTGTCGCACTTTGCTGATACGTGCTTGTCAGAGTGCTTGTTCTGCAGGTGCAGTGACAGCAGTTGGCTAATCTGAGCTGTGtggatttctttatttttgtctacTGATATCCTGTTACTTTGCTGGTCTCTAGTGACCGGAGTTAACATCCTCTGACCTCCCACTGCAGTCCAGCACACATTTAGATCTATATATGTCTTTATTCACTGCTCAATTAGGACCCACTTCGATGCTGTAAGAGTTCatgctgttgtgttttcataCGCAATCCAAACAGCAGACCCTGAATAATAGATCAGTTTTGATAGCAttttaactttcattaataagtcATTAAATCAAGCACACATCTCATAATATAGTGCTTAACAGATCtgtaatgtgaatttaacatttgaaattacattttattaatatttgaatacatttaatcaaacatgaaaatatagaaatagacaataaataaatattttttaaagaaattaatacttttatttggcaagcatgcaatgcattaaataaaagtgacagtaaagacatttataattctgCAAAAGATTTCTGTATCAATTATGTGAAACTGGATTatggattatgtgacactgaagcctggaataatggctgctgaaaattcagattttccttcacaaaaataaattagattttaaaatctaattttatgtgtttttgtagaCGGCAGGTATTGAAATATTGTGTGGTTGTTTCTCTTCCTGATTAAACCGGAGCTCTTATCGTGTCTCAGGATTGGTTAAGAGGGATTTTACACTCATGACTCAATCTTGTTAGTCTTCAGGTCTCCACATGCTCGATTACAAAGCCTTTTGATTCAAACTACTCTGAAACACTGATCACAGACCAGTTTCTCGAAGCTCTTTTCACCATCATCTGATGAGAAACTCTCAGGAGCAGCTCTTATTTCAAGCCAACTGAGTCAAAGCTGGCAGTGTAGGGTTTAGAACCAGAGGCACGCTGACACACCACTGCTCTAGTGGGCAGATTTAAGTCAGATGAGTAATGGACAGGTGTGAGAGGAGATTCAGACTGACTAAAGCAGTCAAAAACACTTTAGTTAAGCTGACCATACTAAAGCAATAGctagttttatataatttcagCATGTTATATCATGTAACAGGGGGAGTCTTATTCTGTCCAGAATACATTAAAAGTCtcctattttgcttttttatagcattttatttccCCTTTCTTGGACCAAACAAGTTCTTCCCTCTTTCTAACCTTTTTAAACAGGCTGTTTTGGCTACTGTATCTTAAAGGCCTCTGTTATCATGATTGGCTAAGATCTTTGTATCAATGTAGTTCCAGCAACAGTATTGCagcagtaaataataataatcattatttattattttatagtcacaTTTCGTAGTCATCCGTTCAGAAAAATTGCTATTCTATTTCCCCCCACCCCAAAATTTTGCAGCCATACTAGAAAAAGATGATGGCAAAAGACATATGTAAATGTGGCATATGTCATATGATAGTATATGTATCAGCTGTGATATAAACATTGCAGTTTCTATTTTTGTAGTTTAGCTTCAATACATGGTCTGGGTGCACTGGTGAGGAAGCATAACAATATCATAATCTTTTAAGAGAAAGGCAAAACCTGTTTTTCATTATTGTTAAAGGGACTGTTCacccaaacaaaatgaaaatttagtcatcatttactcaccttcatgtttttCCAAGCCCATAAAACTTTGGTTAagctttgaaacacaaattaagatacttcTTAATGAAACCTTAGAGGTTTTTCTCACTGCATTGAAAGTCCATGAAACCAAACTTTCCAAAAACAGATCCTAAAAGGTCATAAAGGCTaaacaaatccatatgaattgagtgtTTTAATCCAAATCTTGTGAAGGGATTCAATCACCTTATATAATCAACAGATTCAATTTATGCTTTTATGTGCATCTAAACAATGATCGACAAATGCATACATATAGTGCATTGCTTATGGCAAACACAGAagattgtgtgtgtttcatgtgtcAAGTGCTAGAACAGATTTAAAAACCCAAGTTTTGGATTAAACCACTCTTTTAAAGGCTTTTATGGCAATTTTGGATCTTCTGATCTTTTGAGTTTTTGTTACCTGAACTTTCAGTGGAGGCGTAGAAACCTCTCCGCTTTCATTAAAAATGGTAATCTGTGTTTTGAAGATTATTATAATACCAAAGTATTATAGgtttgggtgagtaaatgatgacaggattttaatttctgggtgaacaatcccttcaAGTAGGCAGaaatattgtttgatttatttcagtagTCAAAACTGCACGTTTCTCAGTCCTGACGTTTCGTCGGTTTTTGTCTCTGTTACAGGAGCATGCGTTTGAGAGCAGTCAGAAATACAAAGAAGGCAAGTTCATCATCGAGCTGGCTCACATGATCAAAGATAATGGCTGGGATTGACCTTCACCTACTTCCTCTCTGCTCAGTGACCTTTGGGCTGCTCTGCCGTGGACTTTGCCGAGTGACACCACCACACGCACacgtacacaaacaaaaaacgcACAGACACGCGTTCGCACACACGCCACCGTCGACCATAACACATCCCGACATCTCTACTGGGTCATCACAAAACTCAAAGGCAGAGTGATGGAAAGCGAATCGAAGACGGTCTACGGTCACTGAAAGACTCTCTAGGACCTTTTTCCGAGATGTACATGTCAACACTTTGGGATCCGAACCTTCTCCCTTCCTGTTTGACTGCCCTGTTAAATTGTTTCGGTGTCTTAGTGTGCGTTCTTTTTGGACAGGAATCTCGAGTCCTTCCTGGTGGACTGATGTTACTGGTTAGCATTTTTCTCCTTCTCTGCGTCAAGCCCGTTCTGATTGTCTTTCCTTTCACTCTGGGGTAGTGACACTTGACATACGTTATAAGAGTTGGGGTTGGTTTCAGGGTTAGGCTATGTAGCAGTATATTTCAGATGGGGGTGGGCGTTCAGCATTGCAGTGGCATGGCATGTCCCCTGCGTTTTACCCGTTTTATTTCCAAATCTGATGACTTCACTGTGCAATTGTGGGACACTCTGGTACAGCAGTAGCGTCTGACCCCTACAGGAGCTTTAGTTGTCTCTGGTGCTTTTGGTGAGATTACACAAACACGCGTCTTTGAGTTGGCATTCGTGGCAGGTTCCATTTTTGCAACCGTACTATAggcgagagaaaaaaacaaaacgaaacaagACAAGCAACAGCCGTTTGGATGCACTGGACATTGGGGAAAACTGAAACTAGTGTCCTCGGAACATTGTTTGCGTTACGTTTTCATCCCCCTTCACGCCAAAAGATGACAAGATTTTACAAAACTATTGTTGTTGATATTACAATCATGTGTATGTTCATTGCTATGTGTAATTTATGTGTTAAACCACATGTTTGGACATGCACACGCATGTTAGCTCAGTGTGTTTTACGCATTATGTTTATGGCATACTTGAATGCAGTTACTTTGTTTGCACTTTGCAGAGGCCTTGTTCATGGGTTTAGAGGCAAAAGTCTGTCCATTTTATGGCCTTTTTTTCATGGTAAATAATGGAATGATTGTATTAGATGCTTTGAATGATTTTCAGGGTTGGGTGGTTGCTGGCTTGATCATCTCCCTCTACTTTCAAACACACTGCTTTCGCTTTCTTCCGCAGGCTGGCAGACCTGTTCGCTACGCTCGTTATTCGTCCAATCGGATTCGCGCATCAAAAGCAGGTCTTGAATTTTACAATCGGACACCATTCAGTGTGGCGTTACGTGATTCTTTTGCTGCTAATAGAGATAAATGCAATCCGGAGCTTTCACTTTAAACCTTCTGCACTTTACCCGGACTGTCTGAGAGCATGCGAGCGGATGTGTTCCTTTTGTAGCTTTTCTCCACATCTTTGCCTCTAAGCAGCATGAATCTTGTGCCTcttcaaaagataaaaaagaaaagaaaagaaatctccCTCTCCTGTGTTGTGCGGCGCATGACTCCGAGAACCCAGCACATTTATTAGAAGCTCTGCTGGAGCTTCGTATCGAACTCGAAAACGACGCGAACTTGGAAACAAATCCTAACAGAACCTCTATCAACTTGAAAGTTGAATATAATCCAGTATTTTTTCATAGTTCTATGTCAAAGCTAGAGATGTTATGAAACAGTGGTTGTATTCTGAAAAGTATATAAAAGGGGGCGGGGCTGTTAGAATGGGAGGGGGCGGAGCTTGCTTCCTGTAGAGGTAAAGAGGGGCATTTAATGTAGATTTTTATagaatagaattaaatatatatcgACTCGTACAGATGAATATCGAGGTTTCGTCATGCTTAAGGGTGGGTGGGATGGCGGTTAATAGTAGAATGAGTGGCAAACCCTCGGTTGCCGTTCGCCGCCGATAAGGTCAGTCCGGTCACGTGACCTTCGAATCAGTCAAAGACAATGCAAACAAAATAGTTGTAGAAATATCTTACTTGAAAGATGATACAGAGTTACAGACAATACATTGTCCCTCTCACACAGTTTTGTACATAAAGTAACATATTTAAGGTTTTATACATATTTCTACTGGGTTAGTTTCTCTACTTCCCCGACTTGAAGCACTTTTGTTCACTGTACCTCTGGctttatacatgtgtgtgtgaatgatgagagagagtgtgtttggatGCATGTATGCGTGTTCCCTTACTTCCCTCACTTTATTTGTAGCCGTTTTTGCTGTTGTTCACTAGTTCCTCAGTGCTGTTTCCTTTATGACACTTCTTTTGCTGTCTCACAGCGTGTTTTGATGTGTGCTCTCTTAGCTTGATGATAATgagcattgtatttttttgttgttttctttaatattaaagttgttttttcgATAGTTTCCTGTCGAGAGCCTAATAGCAGAATGTCTGCTGGTCGTGTTTTAGCATCATGGTCAGCGGTGAGCTGGATTCACCTGCCGAAAGTCCACAATAGAAACACCGACCCAGACCGTTTTACAAAAAAACAGCTTTCCCTAAGATTTTCAGAAACAGAACTAGATCCAGGCCAGTGTCACTATCAGTGTGCACACAAAAAATGTAATCGCTCAACCAGAACCTTTTAACTGAGAACCACTTGGTCAAACCAAAAATCGAGTTTGTGGCCTCTCTGAATACCAAGTGGGAAATTACTTTGTTAGCTTTTTTTGGATTGTGATTTGACTTTTACAGCGAACTATAAAAGGTGTTTCTGATATTGGCAGTAGAAAAGATTGTTTACTGCTGTTTCTTTTAGTGACACTGGTTTCAAACCTTTCAGGAGCTGTTAATCTGAGATTTGTCATTCAAACGACATCTAATTTAAGGCAACAGTGGTATGCAAAGGAAACGATTGTATAAGTTTGCTGAGTTATTTTCTTAGGACTGTTAAAATATAAGGTCTAAAGCATGTTGTATTTAAAATGGCTATATTAAGTCGTGcctggttttctttctttctttttttttattcaatgcaaaaaagcttttttcttctttttacttgattacattgcTTTGCATTCTGTCCTAGTAAAGAAAAGTCTCATTtgtctgttttcactgtattgtaAACTATTCAGATATCACAATAAAGCTTAAATGGTATTGCAGTTTTGTtggatatttctttcaaaaaatatcaaGAAGCACTCCTATTCTTTAGCTGTCCTTCATAAAACTGTATccatttctgagaagaaaaaactTTATTCTCCTGTTGATCAAATATCTTTACAGGACTGTTTTTGGTCTTATGACACTCGCCCGCTGTGCGCACTGGCTTAAAACTCAAAAGTCGTGGCATTATAGCCATGTGTTGTCAGAAACGTTAGTAAATGTTGTTAGCACTTCTGAATCTCATTGCCAGTTGGCTCTGGAGCATTGCTGACATAGTAGCTGTAATATCTAATACCACAAAGGTTAATAGATTTATATGTCTTGCAGGctacaaattaaatttataaattgtaGCCTAGTggattttgttttcttaatttaagctttaaaagtttgaaataaattaGTGCTGTAAGCCAGGATTATTTTAGGATAAATTAGacattattatagtgtttatttatttgtttatttatttatttttaataacaatttgttgtgtgtatttgtcatttttataagtttgttttaatatgtctatGTAATTACTCCTGTTTTCGTTATCTGAGTACATcaacaaactaaatgaaaataagaactaccctggcaactagctgaaatataataaaacttttttacactaatatatttcagttaaaatatatttcaattgaCTGGATTTTATGGTcttggttttagttaactgtgTACAGTGGGGCTATTATAGTAATGTTACTTACTGGAATACTTTCACATTTGATATGAAAGTTGCcatgattacagttttttttttttttgaaactggaTTCTATCACATTATATCATACTAACAAATGTAATGTTCTAGTGCTATGGTTGTACAGTGTgagtgtttcatattttaaacattatgatcaatgtttaaatattttctgctttaataAATGTACGCACCAAATATTTTCTGTAGTAAACAAAAACATGCCTTTGATGTTGATAGAGATGGTTACGCTGAACCCCTTCAATATTCCTTTCAACTCAAGGCATCTATCAGATATTGAATATGTTCTAAAAGTTGAAAGGTAAAAGAAGGAGAATAAAgtatttgaattttagtcagaCAAGTAAAGTAGAGTTTTATTACTCATCTTCAGGAAAGTCCAGATTCAATGACCTGAAACAGCAGTCAGTCAGTGTAGACTATACAGTCTGTATTCATCATGCTGCTGGCCAATATAATAAGTATGTGCAATGATTGTGAGTGATTAAGTTTGAAATGTACATTCACTTAAGTGACATTTTATCCTACTGTATATGCAAACTTGAGTTCCTCGAGTCACCATATCTTTGCATATACTTGCTtaagtcatttttgttattttgcaacAGAAAAACATCAACAGATCACCTCCTAAGCAAGTGCATTCACAATGGAGAATTTAAACAGATTCAGACCTGTGGCAAAAGCAAATCATGCAAAACCACCCAGGTATGTTTTGGCCCAGTATCAGTATAAAACATGCACTTAACATTTCAAAGTCAATGTGTTTTGAAGCATGGTTAATATCAACATATCTCTTATCATATGAGAACAGAACTTCTCTCTTACTATATGcatgttttttaaccttttatccTCAGTTATCTAAAGTTCAAGGTTGactaaacatcaaattttaatgttCAACACAATGTCTGCTAACTTGTATGTCAAGACAAAACATAGCAGGAGTCCAGTCATTTGACAATGGATCTGTTATGTCATCATATAACCGATTTTATTCACTTAGGCCATGTTAATAGTGCAAAAATTTGGCCCAGTCTGACATATTCAGTTAACAGCTGAACACGGTGTCTATAAAGTGCGTAAATATTGCCAAATGACACACTAATGAACAACACAGGCATAAGAGGTCTGGAGGTTGCCTTTGTCTTATCAACGGTTGACTTGACTCCAGATTGGGGCACAAAGAACAGCGATGGCCGTTGGATAAGGTGTCTGGTTAAACCAGATAAGAtgtgattttctctctctctcaccgcTGAGGACATTCAACCTCTCACTCCCTTTTTTGTGCTAAGAATATTCTGTGGTTTCCTAGCAACTGGCGCTTCATTGCCATGTGGCTTAGTGGCCGTTTAAGTGTTTTTAGTTACTGACTAACCAACTTGCCAGTCTTTAAATAATGACAGGTGAAGAGATGCATGGTTAACTTGATCAAAACAATGGCTTAATGTAGTTTGTGCACCTGTTTTGTGAGTAAACGGTAAGTATTCGTATTTATTCTAGGCCTGTTTTCATTGTCTTAATACATGGGTGTGCTGCATGTTCACATTGAAATGAAATTAGGCCCTGTTTTTTGTAGGTGTGAGAGACTTTTGTGTATCTGTGTACCAGGTGTGACGTGATCTCCCTGTTTCCAATTTCAGCGTTGAATGATTTATTGTAAGGACCTTGTGCGAACACACGCACGCATTAACATGCATTCTGATGCATAATTATTACGTGGCTAAAAAAAGATGCTTTTCCTGGCACCAACAAACAGAGTAAACAGAGCTTAGTGCAGTGAGGGTGAGAAGgtggatttaaaaaacaaaaaacaaaatatgaatatagcAGCTCTATATAACATCGTCAGAGATCATGATTTGATTAGTTCTAGTCTACCGGCTGCATTAGCTACACTGGCTTATCATCATGAAAAAGCAACCATTAGGTTGTGTTTCCTTGCTACACAGTGtgctgtttccatggtaaccTTCCAAAACCAAAACAATGCCCCAAAAATTTTAGGTAATCCAGTAGGGACTGCAATTTTAGAGCTTCGGGGGAAAACAACATTCAAGTAAGTTCATAAATGTGAGGAACTTGGCTGTCTCCTTCACTTGTTTGAGAACAGATATTGTGAGTTACAGCACCCTACTGCATCAATTACCATAGAAATTGAGTCTCAGAAATGTTGTCTATCATAATGCACATCCTAAAACATTtagatgttttaaattaaatatgtggaGCTTATATTTTGTAATGGCacttgaaaaattattattatttgactgCAAAGTTATCTAAAGAGAATAATTCGGCATTTTGAAATATGACTacttctaaggtgtgcaatttttttttcaggaaaggAAGGGCTAAAATAattccaggcaggtcttgaccaCATTAAAGTTCCATATCACTTAACCAAATGATTAAAGTTATTTCAATGGTATTTACCTATGGTGGCCAAGTagagcacaacacaacaaaatcaccaCAACACAATGCATACGACTAATTTCATTATGTTGCACAAATTTTCATGGTGTTGTAGCTCGTTTCTgttttgttgtgctaattttgttgtattgcgtcttgtttattttttgtggtaattTGGTTGTGTTTCATcttatttccattgtgttttgCTAATcttgttgtgttgtgacttgtttacATTGTGTTTCGGCTTGTTTCTGTCATGTCGTGCTAATCTCGTTGTGTTGCAATTTGTTTCCATTGCATTGCGGCTTATTTTCGTTgtgctgtgttgtttttttctgttgtgttgcagcttgtttccattgtgttgtggagatttcattgtgttgtgcactactgggtcACCGTACATTGCAGCCTACAACACCAAAAGaaccaaaataaatacacagatcataataaatataacaattgaTAGGATAGAAATGACAAACTATTTCCACATTTTCCCCAGGAAATTATATTCTATGATTGATGGAAAACAAGCTTTATTTTTCCCACTCTCTCTCCTATACAAAGATGCgctaacaaaaacacacagtacaAACGGACACCGTACACTCACACAGAAACTTTTTTATCAGTGCTGCCCCACGGCTATATCAAAATAGTTTCACTGCTGAAAAGCTTCATGACATTTCTTTGCAGCGAAGTGGTAATATTGCTGTTCTTAAAGCAGTTAAACTTACAGTTTAAGTGAAGAAGACACTGCTGCCGCACACTCTTGAGATACGCACAGACTCAGGTAATTCACACatgcttaatctctctctctctctctctctctctctctctctctctctctctctgtaccaAGCTTCCCTTACTAGTTCCAAAATGACCTTGTGGAGTTTGCAACGGAGGCTTGAGATTGAAGTGTGTAGGAAATTAGTCCTAAACAAAATACAGTCTTAAggacaaaaatcagaaaaatgtcTCGAAAGACAAGATACTGAATTAAAGAAATTCTACCACACACCTCTGAACACTCATAATGTGTTGACTGTAATTTTGAGACACTACTATAATTGTTTagtgttaacatttatttcagcgCAGTGCCTTAcccaaggggttcacaaactatTTTATCAGCAGAACCCATTAGTGCTCACCAGAAGTTCACACTTTAATTTCAAAAGGACAATTTAGACTACTTTGCAGGctcaaatataaaacatttctactaaaaaaattaaaaatgtgaa
The sequence above is drawn from the Cyprinus carpio isolate SPL01 chromosome B5, ASM1834038v1, whole genome shotgun sequence genome and encodes:
- the LOC109082557 gene encoding protein yippee-like 1 isoform X1, whose translation is MVKMTKSKTFQAYLPNCHRTYSCIHCRAHLANHDELISKSFQGSQGRAYLFNSVVNVGCGPAEERVLLTGLHAVADIYCENCKTTLGWKYEHAFESSQKYKEGKFIIELAHMIKDNGWD
- the LOC109082557 gene encoding protein yippee-like 1 isoform X2 yields the protein MVKMTKSKTFQAYLPNCHRTYSCIHCRAHLANHDELISKSFQGSQGRAYLFNSVVNVGCGPAEERVLLTGLHAVADIYCENCKTTLGWKYEKVTWR